In Candidatus Neomarinimicrobiota bacterium, the genomic stretch ATCCATGAACTGGGATTACCCAAATCCGTTTACTTCTGAAATTGAGGTAAAGTCATCTGCCATTGATGATTTGGGCCATGTGAATAATCGGGTTTATTTGGATTGGATCATGGATACGGCTTGGGCCCATTCCAGTGCTTTGGGTCTCAAGGCTGAAGATTATACTGAACTCGGGTTTGCCATGGTGGCCCGCCGACACGAATTGAATTATCAAGCACCAACATTTTTGGGTGACCGGCTCATTGTAGGTACATG encodes the following:
- a CDS encoding acyl-CoA thioesterase, which encodes MNWDYPNPFTSEIEVKSSAIDDLGHVNNRVYLDWIMDTAWAHSSALGLKAEDYTELGFAMVARRHELNYQAPTFLGDRLIVGTWIVTNDGKFRSRREYQIIREGDEKTVFRGATDWVCIQIENGKLYPMPTEYIRAYQPTNV